Below is a window of Microcoleus sp. AS-A8 DNA.
GCCAATGTGAGTTGTTCCCCGCAGATGAGTTTGGGGTTCAATGGTCACATCGGGCTGCAATTCCACGGTGTCATCAATCGTAATGCTGGCTGGATTGACTAAAGTCACACCACGTTCCATCCACGCATCTTTGACCCGCGATTGCAGAATCTCATAAGCATGGGCAAGCTGTTTGCGGTCATTGATGCCGCTAATCTCCTGGTAATCCTCCACATCCACCGCCATCACCGGCTCCAAGAAATTGACCACATCGGTCAGGTAATACTCCTGCTGGTCATTATTCGCCTCTAATTTCGGCAGCGCTTTTGCCAGTTGGGGCCAGTTGAAGCAATAAATCCCCGCGTTGATGCGGCAATTTTGCTTTTGATCGGGTGTGCAGTCCCGATCCTCGACAATCTGATTCAGCAAATTTTGATCGTCACAAAAAACCCGCCCATAACCTTGGGGATTGGGCAAGTGGGCGGTGAGGAGGGTTGCAGCATTCTGATGCGCTTGATGGGTTTCTAATAGCTGTTTGATTGTGCTCGATCGCAACAGAGGAACATCTCCGTTCAAAATGAGTAAGTCGTCTGTAAAGCCGTCGAGGTGGGGTAGGAGTTGTTGCACCGCATGACCGGTTCCCAGTTGCTCCGTCTGTTCGACGAACTCCACATTTGAATAGGCTGCCAGAGACTGTTTGACCCGTTCACTCTGATAGCCGACAATCACGAGGAGTCGCGAGGGAGCCAATGAGAGACAACTTTTGAGCACTCGTTCAACCAGTGACAGAGAACCCAATGTATGACAGACCTTAGGCAGGTCAGATTTCATCCGCGTCCCGCGTCCTGCTGCTAGAATTGCTACTGCAACCATGATGTACTATCAGCTTTCAGCTATCAGTTTTCAAAATTTTGCTCACTGATGATAACAGTTAGAGGAAACATAGACAAATCTTGTATCCCTGATATTCAACGGAGCAACTGGCGGCTGGCGCTTCGCTTCATAATGAAAGACCGGATTGCGCTGAGTCTCTTAGATGAGAGGCGTGGATAAATTCCGTAAATTGCTGGGAGAGTTTAGGGTTTCGCCAACCTCGTTGGGTTTCCTGAGCCATAATTTCTAAAGCCTCTGCTACCGTAAAGGCTCGTTTGTAAGGACGCTCACTGGTCAAAGCATCGTAGATATCGATGAATTGAAACACTTGCGCCAGATAGGGAATTTCCTCCCCCTCTAAACCATCCGGATAACCCGTCCCGTCCCAGCGTTCGTGGTGATAACGAATAATCGGCAGTACACCCCGCATCGAGCGTAATGGCTTGCAGATTTTTTCGCCAATCAAGACGTGATTATTCATAATCTCCCGTTCTTCGGGAGTAAATGACCCTTTTTTGAGCAGCACGGCGTCGGGTATTCCCACTTTGCCGATATCGTGGAGATAGCCACCCCACATCAGATTCCGAATGTCCGTTCGGGGTAGCTGGATGTATTCCCCAAAGGCTTTGCCCATGGCGACCAGTCGCTCACAGTGGTCGCCCGTATTGGGGTCGCGGCTTTCCACCGCTCTGGCCATCGAGAACAAAACCTGTTCGGCGTGGTCTAAATCTTCATTGAGGCGCTTTTGACGGACGAGGGACTTGACTCGTGCGGCAAGCTCTAGGCGATCAAACGGTTTACTTAAGAAATCATCGCCTCCAGCTTCTATGCCCATAATCCGCGATCGCTTATCATTGAGCGCGGTGATAAAGACAACTGGAATCAGGCGAGTTTGTTCGTCTTCCTTGAGACGCCGACATACCTCATACCCGTCCATCCCTGGCATCATGACATCCAGGAGAATTAAATCTGGGCTGCACTCAACTACACGCTTGAGTGCAATCGGTCCACTTTCTGCCTCCACTACTTCGTAGCCTTCAACCGATAAAAGAGCTACAGCCGTCATCCGACTAGAGGGATGATCGTCAACAACGAGGATCTTGGGTTGATCGGAATCCATGGAAATCAGATCGGAACCCATTGTTCCTGATCTGGCTAACGCCGAAGCACCTAATGTATCCAACATGATCTAGGACGGGCACAGGCTTTATATTATGCCCAAAAATAGTTATTTCTGCAATTAGAGTTTTTATGACTGCCGGATGCAGTGCTGCTCACAAGTGATCTGTATTCTAAGCTGTAATACCTCTTTATTTACAGATTTATTGAAATTTTTAAATACTTGGACACAGGGAATCCCAAACGAATCACCATTGCAAAGATTGTGTAAAGTTCGATAGAAGATTTAAATCCTAAGTTAAACATAGATGAACCCCTCAAAAGTGATTTCTTAAACAAGATTTTCGGATACGCTTTAAAAATCGTTCTTTGTTTCCCCTCATGGATGTTGAGGTAGATTTTTCAGCGTACAGAGAGAATTCAGCTCTAGAGAGAGGATTCGCTCGACGAGACGAACTCAGAATTGGCTGGTTAACAGGTTCAATCTCTTCAGGTTCTATCCCTCGACCAACGCTTCTGCCAACGAGATGTTGGTTCTAAAGAAGACGCTTGTTGTTCGATTTGGCGACGCTGCAAAATGACAGAGGCTGGATCGCATAGCTGAGGGTCGCGGTAAGGTACAGCGGCACGAGTCTGCAAATGCTCTTGCGATCGCAACGGCAAAGGTGGCAAATCAGCATCACTCCAACTGGCTACAGTTCCCGGTTGCCGACCTTTCAAAGGTAAGGTGAAACCAATTTTAAACCCAGCCGCAATCAGCGCACTCCGCACAGAAGCGGCGCAGGAGTATGTGGCTAGTCTGCCTGTGGGTGTACAGCAGCCAGCTAAATGTTGGAAGAATTCAACCGTCCATAACTGAGGACAACGGCGAGAAGAAAAGGGATCAAGAAAAATCGCATCCGCTTGAAAATGGGATTGCTGCAACTGTGGAAGGGTTACTCTAGCATCGCCGAGGAGCAGTTGAGCATGGAGTCGATTTGTTTGAACCTCCAGAGAGGTTGCTAGATTTTCCAATTCTTGAGGGATAGGCGGATTCCAAATATTGAGTAAATCATGAGCGATCGCGGTTTTTGGCACCATTAAGTTTAATTCCAGAGCCACCAGTTCCACGTAGCAATTGGGATTATTTGCCCAAATGACTTCTAAAGCAGCAGCGCTGTTGTAACCTAGACCATAACAGACATCCAGCAATCGCACGACAGGTTGTTGGGCTTTGTGTGCAATCTGGCAAGGCTCCACAAATTTGATCAGCGCTTCTTCCTTTGCGCCTTGAGTACTGTGAAAGTATTCACTAAATTCAGAAGAAAAGAAGGTGAATGAGCCATCAGCGGTTAGCTGTGGAGTGAAGGGGCTGGTTTCTTGCATTTAGTGAAACAAAAATGTATGGAATCACGCTGTGTCTGTTTCCCAGTTTACTGGATGTGAGATTTAGCCGTTCAGATGCTTGACTCCATAGAGCAGTTGGGTATCTCTAAGACAGCTTCAAGAAATGTTAAGGTCATGCCTCGCACTTTAGTCGGGGGATTTCACGGTAATGGGTAAGAATTCCCGATTAACTATTCCCTATTACCCAAGTCAACGGGCGGCGTTTCCTCCCACCACTGGAAACAGGAGGCTTCCACACCGACTTTCTGTGATGAATAACCCGTCTAGGGAAACAATCCATTAGGCTATTTCTCTTCCTATTTGAGGATTCTGGGCGCTCTTATTTTTAGATATGTTGCATCTATAAGCCTTCAAAAGATTCATAGGAAGATTATGGGTGAGATTAATAACAAAACAGCAAACGAAGCCAAGACAACCGATAGAACAATTAAGGTTTCGGATACACCCGTTGAAGAGAATGATGAGCCAATGATTTCTGATTTACCTCAGGAAATCACTGAATCTTATGGAACAGGTGTTTCCTTAGAACCGGGTTTGGAAATCGGCGGACGAACGATGCACAACCGGATGGACGAATATACAGCAACCGGCCCCGAACTAACGGGGGGTGATGTGGATGCTCGTTGGGATCAGGCTCATTTGGTTGGTGACGAGGCCGTGGGGGGAACAGTTGCGACTCCCGATCAGAGTATTGTCGAAGAACTGGGAGCGGCTGTCGGCCTCGAGTATGACGACCAAGTATTTCTCCGGACTAACGATATTTTGGAAGAGCGTGATGATAGCCGATGGGAATTAGACCCCAAGTCTTCCGAAGATTATCAGGAGCGTCGGGAATAACATCCTCACGGCAAGAGAGAGTCAAATGATGCACACTCAAAAACCTATGATGCCGGAAGCATTGTCCATGACATTTCACTTTGTTAATGGACAAAGCCGGACTTTCGATATTTCCTCTCCGGTTGAGCCTGACAGCACTCGTACTGACAACCGTCAGGTGATACGGCGTTTTCTCAAAGAAAACTGGTGGGTCATTCAGACAGCAGAGCAGACGGTTTTCATCAATGCCGCCAATGTCCTAACCGTTGAAGTGAATCCTCCCATGCCAACCTTGGAGGGGGAAGGAATCCTTCATACAGAGCTTACTACTCAGAATCGCTCCAGAGATTGATAGCGATCCGTTTCGCTGGTGCCTCTGGGGCGATCGCTTTTTGATAACGATGACCCGAATTGGTGCTACGGCAGATCCTCAATCGGCTCGACACTTGTTATGAGGTTACTGACGAGAGTCTGTGGCGTCCAGGTCGGGCCATCGCAACGCGGCCCAGAAGGCGTCCAGATCAGTTGATCTACGCACATCCGCCGTGCTTCCATGTTGATATCCCAGGCATGGTAAACAATGTACTCTGTCTGACCGTCTGGGCCGAGAACGATTGAGTTATGGCCAGGGCCGAGAACACGACCGGGAAGCGAGCGCAGCACCCGTGGGCCAGCTTCGTTACCCGCATCGGAATAAGGGCCAAGTACATTGTCGGCAACTCCATAATCCACGCCGTAGTTTTCAGTCTCCCAGCGCCCACCACTGTAAAAGCAGTAGTAACGACCTGCATGTTTGCGAACACACGGGCCTTCCAATGTGTGCCAATCATAAATTCCACTATACATCGGGCGGTTGGCTAGAAACCGTTGCCAATCATGACGGGCACGCAGAACCACTCTCCCTTCCCCCGCTAGCTTCGTCATGCCTTCCAGGCGCTCTACCATCAGTGCCGTGCCAGCACGCACCCCCCCCTCTGTATCCAGAAAATCTCGCGCCCAGAAGAGATACCACTGCCCGTCATCATCCTGAAAGGCATGTGGATCAATGGCAAAGGGACAGGACTTTCGGTCAACGAGTGGCTCTCCTCCAACGTCCTGATAAGGGCCTAGTGGCTCATGGCTGGTAGCGACGCGCAACTGATGATTCTTGTCCTCATGCCCCACCGAGTAGTAGAGGTAGAATGTGCCTTCGCAGTAAGCGATTTCGGGTGCCCAGTAGTTATTGCCCAGAGCAGGGTCGGGTCGCGGCAGTGCGTTATCAGCACTTTGCCAGTTTACAAAGTCCTGAGAGTAGAGGAGGGGAAAGACACGCACTTCCTCGGTGGATTGGGTGTGTGTTGCCTCCGCAATTTCGTCCATCTGTCCTTTTGCTTCCGCTGCACCCGTGCCGATCGCATAATATACACCCTGGTGTTCCCAAACGAAGGGATCGGCGAAATAGCCCTTATAGACCGGATTCGTATAGGTTCTCGTTTTAATCGCCGCTTCCGGCGTCGGCTCATTTTGAGACATCGTAGCTCCTTGCGAGTACCGTGCAAAAATCGCCAACAGGCTTAGGCGGTACTGCCCTAAATATGAGGATGGATAATAAACATTGCCAAATCTTGTCGCACTCATCCTCTATCTTTGGTTCACTGTATGTCTGTGTTGTGAAATATAGCGGTGAACAGTTGCAGACATCACAATTAAGGGCACGATGTTATCGTGCCCCCACAAAAGACCTGTATTGCACCCAATTGAAAATCGCTATCGGTGCTAGTACTTGAAATTTATATAGGTTTCGGCTTTATACTCTGGCAACTGATCCACCACCTGACACCGCAGTAATTGCTGCGTCTGCTCCGGTAGGCTCTCATAATAATCTCGCGGGACTGTTAAATCCACTTTCGCCGTGTGCAGCCAGTGCATAACGTAGCCCATGACAACCATGGGTCTGGGTTGGCTTGTCCTGTTCGGCGAACCTCGATGCAGTGCCAGTGGTGATCGAATCATCACATCTCCCGGCTTCATATGGAAAGACTCGATGGGAATCTCACCACTGGCGACCTTTGCCAGCCCCTCTTCACGCGGCAAGACATGCGTTCCACGAGCCATCTGGAACGGGCCATTCTCTTCCGTTACTTCGACCAGCGGGAAGTTGACCGCTAGGGCGTAGAGTGGCGTTACAATCTGATCCGAGAAGAGTGGACGAAAATCGCGGTGGGTTTCTTGATAATCCGAACCCTGCACCGGAATATCAGTGGCTAACTGAACCAGCTTGTACTCTTGATAAAACACGCGATCAAGAACGCCCAGAATCACCGGATTGGCAAAAACATTCACATCCGCGAACGGGGGAACCCAAGGAAACGTCAAATAGTAGCGGGCTTGATCGCGGGGAGCCAGACCACCCGGTCGGTTCTGGCGGTCTCGAAATAACCGATCAAAAGCTTGTGCCCACTCCTCAATCAGTCTCGGATCAAAAAGTCCGCGAATCACACAAATACCATCTCGATTCAGTTCCTGTGCGAATCGATCCAGGTCAGTAGCTGTAAATTTAACTGTCTCTATGCTTTGAATCATTTTGCCGTACTTTCCAACCAATCCCGTTAGAAAAGTAATCTACTATACTATTCTAATTTATTCCTTTGGATAGAAGCGGAATGTTCTAGCACCCATAACATCTTGTAACTATTAATTTAGATTAGTCACTGATGATTGGTACTTTAATCGGTAATGGTTGACGTAATGCCTAGTCTTGTAGCTTCTTTCGCTACTGAATCACTCTGATGGTTGAAGCCATCCTGTACGAATTTTGGCTTACTGGAAGTGAGTCCAGTGAAAGGTTATAAGGGAGCTTTCACGCTTCCGTTAGGCTTTTATGAACATTAAACTCATTTTAGTCTCCACACTAATTGGCACTATCGGCTTAACGGTTCCGGTAACGGCTCAAATCCGCAACCCTTCTCAAGACTTTTTTGATCGGGGACGGGAGCAATTGGAACGAGAGATTCAAGTGCTTCAAGGAGCAGGAGAACCCTTCAGTCTAGAAGGAAACCTGGAGCAACCAGCCTCGGAGCCGATCCTTGAAGTTAGTCCTTCTCCCACCGAGACACCTGCTGCCGTAGAAGCTCCGAATCAGCTGCCGAATGCGGTGGACAACCCGGAACAGGAGAATCAGCAGTGATTAGACTCCTGGTGAGAGAGGCATCTTGCCGGTCCTAAAAATGTTGCCCGCGCTCAGCTATAGCCAATTCCCCACGAGAACATAAGGTGCCCAAATTTCTGGCTTTTGCTGGTAGCGGCTGTTCTTCAACAGGGCGACTTGAGCACGGCGCAGAGCTTCGGCTTTGCTAATTGTGGGATTGGTTAATTCCTGATAAAAGCGAGTCATCAGTTCTGCGGTTCCCTCATCACTCACGAGCCACAGCGTTGCGAGTGTACTGCGTGCTCCGGCTCTAACAGCGACTCCCGCTAATCCGAGTGCGGCGCGTCTATCTCCGGCTGCTGTTTGGCAGGCGCTGAGAACTAAGAGTTCAATGGGATTTCTGCCAATTTCTTCTCTGGATCGCAGCAGGGTGTTGAGCTGATTGACGTTCAGGCGGTCATCCCAAGTCAGAATAAAGGTGTCTTTTTCATTCGAGCTGAACTGTCCGTGGGTGGCGAGGTGTACCACTGGGAAGGGAATCGAGTTGATTTCCTTTTGAATGGTGGCGGTGGTGAAGTCCTGATTGAGCAGTAGCTGACCGGCAACATTCGACTGAATGGTTTCCAATTCTTGCTTCACAAAGGGAAGGGCAGAAAACAGGAGCGGTGTCGTTGAACTGCTCAGGGTGATTTCTCGCGGTTCACTGAGTCCAGCCTTAAGAGCACTAATCTTACCCCGTGCTAGAGGTTTGGAATCCAAGAGATTGAGTCCGGGGGTGTAGGCGATCGCATATTTCTCAATGAGAAACTCCTTACCGTCGTGCAGCACCGCCATGGGCAGATTCAGTAAGGGGCCATCTAACACAAAGACGAGGGTTTTGAGTTCACTCTTAGCCAAGTCTGCCTCTACGGGTCGGATTAACCACTGATACACTTGTTGAGCCAGTGGTAAGTAATCCTGCGAAGTGGGAGAACTCTGGCAGGACAGGGGTACAGCGCCTAAGGTGCCTCGACATTCTTCTCTCGCCACGGCTCCTAACCCACCTCGATTCGGTTCTGTACCCGGACTCGGTGTTTCTGCTGGCGAATTTGCCTCCGGTTGTGTTCCTTCCACCTCTCCCCTGGAGATGGGGTTCAAACTAGAGGACGCGATCGCTTGGCGTAGCTCATTAAAGGTGTTTTCCACCTGTTCCCTAGGCAAGGGCGTGGCATAATGACGCAAAGGAGCATTGGGCAGTGATAAAACGACCTCCAACCGATCTTTTAAAACAATGGGATAGATTACAGCCGCTTTCTGGTCAATTTGGTCAATTTTAATCGGATTAGCCGTTAAACAGTCTTCTCGGAAGAAGTTCGCAAGTTCTGCCAGTTGCAGGGACTCAATCACGTCACGCGCTTGCGCGAGGTTGTCTGGATTGGCGTCGGATTGCAACAATAACTCAACGAACTCGCGATAGACGGGTTCGACACTCTCACGAAATGAGAACTGGACATTCGGATTAATACTTACCAAGTCACTGCGAAGATCTTTGAGAGTTTTGACCGCAGAATCATAAGCCGCGATCGCTTGTTTCCGATTTCCCTGAGCTTTGAGCAATCGTCCCAATTGCCATTGCCAGCGATAGGCGATATCGGGTGCGCTAATCGTTTGAGCCAGCACCAACGCTTCCTCTGTGAGGTTTTTGGCTTCATTCAATTGCCCCGTCTTTTCGTATAAATCACCCAGATTACCCAAGGCGTAAGCGGTAGCGCGTTGGTCACCTAAGCTTTTAGCCTGCTCGATTGCTTTTGCCAATAACTTAGCGCCTGTGTCCACTTCAGAGGTTGATAGCTTGATCACACTCTGAGCCAAGTTAATCCGAGCGTAAACAGCGGTGCGACTGGGGGGTAAGTTATCGAGTTGGGACTGAATTTGAGCCGAGAGCGATCGCGCTTCTGGCAATCTTTGTTCTTCGATCAATAAGCTCAACTGATTTAATTGGGCTTGTATCCGCAGCGTGGGTGAGGTAGCTTCCTCCGCCGCCTGTTGATAGAGTGTCAACGGATTTTCACTCGTTTGTCGGGATTGCCCATTGTCACTTGTCGTGCGTTGGGCACGAGCCGTATTGGCTAAACTGAAGCGAGCTGAACTAATATTGGCGGGAGATTGCAAGCGTTCAGCCACTTGCAAACTCAGCTTCAACACATTTTCGGACTGCTGAAGATCGCCCACCAGTTGCAACACATCACCGAGCGTCCGCAAAGCAACCGCCTTGGGAAGAGAGTCGGGTTGCGCTTTGAGCGTTTGCAGTTGCTCATTAGATATCTGACAATCTTGAGCCTCAATCCCTAAGGTGTTCAGTAAGGTTTTACAAGCTCTGGTATAAAACCCCATACTTTGCAACGCTTGGGCTTGGTTAATCTGGCTTTGCAGTCTCCCGTCTGGATTGCCCATTTGAGCATAGGTAGCGGCTGCCTGTTGCCAAGTTTTGAACGCTTGTTCAACTTGTCCCACAGAAAATTGAAAACGACCTTGAATATCCAACGTTTGGGCGAGAACCTGCAATCGTTCGGTGGCTCGACTTTGAGGTGTCTTACTAACAGTTTCCCCCGATTGCAGTAGGTTGAGACTTTCTGTCAGAGCTTGCTGTGCCTCAGACCAAGAGCCAAGTTGCTGATAAGCTAAGGCTAGATTACTCAAAGTCATTGATTCTTTGAGCTTGTCTCCCTGAGTTTTGAAAGCCTCTCTTGCCTGTTGCAAAACAGTGACGGCTTGGGAAAATTTGCCAGCTTCATAGAGGGCTTTACCCTGTTCTACCAATGTTGTGGGATTGGGTGAATTCTGAACAATCGTTACTCCCGCAGGCGTCTGGGCGAAGACCGATTGTGTTTCGGCTCCCCAAAACCCAGCAAACCCTTGAGTCAGGAAAAATGCACCGACAAAAAGCAAGCAGAAGAGTTGGATGTTGAACCTTGGGACAATTTCCTTCAACCTGCCAACCTGCAATCGACAACGCCTTAAAAGACGAAAGGAGTCGCGACGATGGAAAAATAAAAACCGTTTTCTTGCCATGTTCTCTTATTTGAAGAAACTGACACGAGTGGAATGCCGTAATCAAAACGAGCTGTAAGGCGATCGCTAATTTGTAACTGTAAACCTAAACCCAAAGAAGCGAGAAAGCTAGGGTCTGGATCTTCTCTCCCTTCTCGGTTCCAAGCTTTGCCAACATCAACAAACGGAGCCAGTTGGACTAACACCTCCCACTTCGGTATCCGCAGAACGGGTACCCGCACCTCAGCCGAAGCCAACACACCATTATCCGTCAACAGGACATCCTGGCGGTAACCTCGGATAGTCTGTTGACCCCCTAAACCAATTTGCTCTAAGGGGACTAGCGCTCTATCCGCGATTTGCATGTCGCCCCGGATTAGTAATAAGGTTTCTGGTGCTAGCAGGCGTACCCACTGAGCCTGCCCTCGCCAGGAAAAAAAGCGACTATCGGGGGGAGTTTCGTTAATCGTGGAGCTAAAGTTGTTGAGTCCCACACTAAACTGAGAGCGGGCGGCAATCACTTCACGACTGTTGCGCTTCGTCCATTCCTGGAAAAACCGCAGGGCTGAAATGCGGGTACGTCCCTCGTCATCGGCTCCTAAGGACAGGGGGAAGGGAATCTCTAAAACGGAGGTTTCACTTTCCTGGCGCGAAGCCGTTACACCAACTGCAAATTCCTCTGAGGGGGTTTGCATCAGAGGTTGGCGTAATGATAATTCGTAATAGCGCGAACTGGCATTAATGTCAAGTCGATCAAAGGGAGATTCAATCACATTGCTGGAAGTGGTGCCGTAACTGAATCTGAGGGTGCCGTTGCGGGCATTAATCGGCAAGGTATAACTGAGATCCAGGCCATTACTGCCATCGGTATTGCTATAGCCCAAACTCAGATTATCCCCAGCTCCGGATAAGTTGGCTTGGTTGATTTGCACCCGACGGTTGAAGCTGCCCACACTGGGGGCTCGGTTATTATCCAATAAGATTTGGGCATTGAAAGTTTTTGCCTCCGTCACATTCACTTCCAGTACGCTCGATCCAGCTTGCGTCCCCGCCGCGAGTTCGGCAGAAAGGTTTTGAATCAGGGGATTGAGTTGCAAAAGTTGCAGTGCTTGCAGCAGGCGTTCCCGATTCAGGGGCTTGAATGTGGCAAGGGCAATTCGCGATCGCACATAGCCTGGATCAAGCCGTCGAGTCCCACTCACATTGATCGATTCTAAACCCCCTTCCACCACCTGAATCCTAACCACGCCCCCCTGAAGAGTTTGCGGCGGAATCAGAGCACCTGAAGTAATGTAACCCCGCTCAATGTACAACTGGGTGACAGCGGAACGCGCCTGGAACAGTTCAGCAAATGAGATGTCTCGCCCGGTGAAGGGTTCGGTGACTTTTGTTAATTCGGCATCACTAATCGCTGTATTGCCTTCAAACTCAAACCGATCCACCCTAATCAAATCAGGGACTTTCCCTGGACTCGGTTCGGGCGATCGAGGGCTGGACGGTGAGGGTTCGAGTAACTGTTCTGGCGGGGGGAGTAGGGTTGGGGGAGTTTGTTGTATGGGAGACTGGGACGGCGGTTGAACTTCATTCCTGGGAACAGATGGACTATCGGGTGACGGAAGCGGTAGTGGCAGGGGTTGGGGAAAGTTGGGAAGTTGTCGGCCTGGAGCGGGGGTTTGTGCAATATCACCTAATGTGGAAGTTAGGATTTTCGCTGGAGGGTTAATCTCACTGAAGAGTTCGGGAGCTTGAGAGATAGAGGAAGGGTATGGACGTTCTGCTGTAAGATTCACTCCATCCAGATTTTCCTGTTCGTTTCCACTGATGGATTGGGGAACTTGCGATCGATTGATGTTCTCCGTTCCCAAGTTCAATATTGAAACGCTCACATCCTTGGGGTTAGACGTCTGGGCACTCACCGCCTCAACCTTCCAACTGCCGAGCAACACCAATAGGCTCAACGGGAACAGAGA
It encodes the following:
- a CDS encoding ShlB/FhaC/HecB family hemolysin secretion/activation protein, whose protein sequence is MLSKVRLFRYPSLFPLSLLVLLGSWKVEAVSAQTSNPKDVSVSILNLGTENINRSQVPQSISGNEQENLDGVNLTAERPYPSSISQAPELFSEINPPAKILTSTLGDIAQTPAPGRQLPNFPQPLPLPLPSPDSPSVPRNEVQPPSQSPIQQTPPTLLPPPEQLLEPSPSSPRSPEPSPGKVPDLIRVDRFEFEGNTAISDAELTKVTEPFTGRDISFAELFQARSAVTQLYIERGYITSGALIPPQTLQGGVVRIQVVEGGLESINVSGTRRLDPGYVRSRIALATFKPLNRERLLQALQLLQLNPLIQNLSAELAAGTQAGSSVLEVNVTEAKTFNAQILLDNNRAPSVGSFNRRVQINQANLSGAGDNLSLGYSNTDGSNGLDLSYTLPINARNGTLRFSYGTTSSNVIESPFDRLDINASSRYYELSLRQPLMQTPSEEFAVGVTASRQESETSVLEIPFPLSLGADDEGRTRISALRFFQEWTKRNSREVIAARSQFSVGLNNFSSTINETPPDSRFFSWRGQAQWVRLLAPETLLLIRGDMQIADRALVPLEQIGLGGQQTIRGYRQDVLLTDNGVLASAEVRVPVLRIPKWEVLVQLAPFVDVGKAWNREGREDPDPSFLASLGLGLQLQISDRLTARFDYGIPLVSVSSNKRTWQENGFYFSIVATPFVF